A stretch of the Streptomyces sp. WMMB303 genome encodes the following:
- a CDS encoding purine-nucleoside phosphorylase, giving the protein MNASATTHAADDPYRSAEEAAARLRALTGEDSHDVALVMGSGWVPAADTLGAADHELTITELPGFPPPTAAGHAGQIRSHRVGDKRALVFLGRTHAYEGRGVAAVAHGVRTAVAAGCKTIVLTNGCGGLRPGMRPGQPVLISDHINLTATSPIVGANFVDLTDLYSPRLRALCQEIDPTLEEGVYVQFPGPHYETPAEINYVRTIGGDLVGMSTVLEAIAAREAGAEVLGVSLVTNLAAGMTGEPLNHEEVLQAGRDSAVRMGTLLGEVLKRL; this is encoded by the coding sequence GTGAACGCATCTGCCACTACTCACGCTGCCGACGACCCCTACCGCTCCGCCGAGGAGGCCGCCGCCCGGCTGCGCGCCCTGACCGGCGAGGACAGCCACGACGTGGCGCTCGTCATGGGCTCGGGCTGGGTTCCCGCCGCCGACACGCTCGGCGCGGCCGACCACGAGCTCACGATCACCGAGCTGCCGGGGTTCCCGCCGCCCACCGCCGCGGGCCACGCCGGCCAGATCCGCTCGCACCGGGTGGGCGACAAGCGCGCGCTCGTCTTCCTCGGCCGTACGCACGCGTACGAGGGCCGCGGTGTCGCGGCCGTCGCGCACGGGGTGCGCACGGCCGTGGCGGCGGGCTGCAAGACCATCGTCCTGACCAACGGCTGCGGGGGGCTGCGACCGGGCATGCGGCCGGGCCAGCCGGTCCTCATCAGCGACCACATCAACCTCACCGCCACCTCGCCGATCGTCGGCGCCAATTTCGTCGACCTGACCGACCTGTACTCGCCGCGGCTGCGCGCGCTCTGCCAGGAGATCGACCCGACGCTGGAAGAGGGCGTCTACGTCCAGTTCCCCGGCCCGCACTACGAGACCCCCGCGGAGATCAACTACGTCCGCACCATCGGCGGCGACCTGGTGGGCATGTCCACCGTCCTGGAGGCCATCGCCGCACGCGAGGCGGGTGCCGAGGTACTCGGCGTCTCCCTGGTCACCAACCTCGCCGCCGGGATGACCGGCGAGCCCCTCAACCACGAGGAGGTCCTGCAGGCCGGCCGCGACTCCGCGGTGCGCATGGGCACCCTGCTCGGCGAGGTACTCAAGCGGCTCTGA
- a CDS encoding NAD(P)H-quinone dehydrogenase produces the protein MGHVTRIVIIGGGPGGYEAALVAAQLGAEVSVVDCDGLGGASVLTDCVPSKTLIATAEVMTNFDSSYEELGIRVEDTTHDPDDPARVVGVDIRKVNRRVKRLALAQSHDITASVTRAGGRVVRGRARLEPGQAPDGSRVVTVTAADGSQEQLTADAVLVATGGHPREIPDARPDGERILNWTQLYDLQEQPEELIVIGSGVTGAEFAGAYQALGSQVTLVSSRDRVLPGEDPDAAAVLEDVFRRRGMNVMSRSRAASAQRVAAAGGEPKPDGDRVEVTLQDGRKITGTHCLVAVGAIPNTSDMGLEEAGVRLKDSGHIWTDKVSRTSAPGVYAAGDCTGVLALASVAAMQGRIAMYHFLGDAVNPLDLRTVSANVFTDPEIATVGYSQADVDKGAIEARVVKLPLLRNPRAKMQGIRDGFVKLFCRPGTGIIVGGVVVSPRASELIHPISIAVDNNLTVEQIANTFTVYPSLTGSIAEVARQLHTRKMTELH, from the coding sequence ATGGGGCATGTGACTCGGATCGTGATCATCGGTGGTGGCCCTGGCGGATACGAAGCGGCGCTGGTGGCGGCGCAACTCGGCGCGGAAGTCTCCGTCGTCGACTGCGACGGCCTCGGCGGTGCGTCGGTGCTCACCGACTGCGTGCCGTCCAAGACGTTGATCGCCACGGCCGAGGTGATGACCAACTTCGACTCCTCGTACGAGGAGCTGGGCATCCGGGTGGAGGACACCACCCACGACCCGGACGATCCGGCGCGCGTGGTCGGGGTCGACATCCGCAAGGTCAACCGGCGGGTCAAGCGGCTCGCGCTGGCCCAGTCCCACGACATCACGGCCTCGGTCACCCGGGCGGGCGGCCGGGTGGTGCGCGGCCGCGCCAGGCTGGAGCCCGGCCAGGCCCCGGACGGCTCCCGCGTCGTGACGGTCACCGCGGCGGACGGCAGCCAGGAGCAGCTCACGGCGGACGCGGTGCTGGTCGCCACCGGCGGCCACCCGCGGGAGATCCCGGACGCGCGCCCGGACGGCGAGCGCATCCTGAACTGGACACAGCTCTACGACCTCCAGGAGCAGCCCGAGGAGCTGATCGTCATCGGCTCCGGTGTGACCGGGGCCGAGTTCGCGGGCGCCTACCAGGCGCTGGGCTCGCAGGTCACCCTGGTCTCCTCGCGGGACCGGGTGCTGCCGGGCGAGGACCCGGACGCGGCGGCGGTGCTGGAGGACGTCTTCCGGCGCCGCGGGATGAACGTGATGAGCCGCTCGCGGGCCGCCTCGGCGCAGCGGGTGGCCGCGGCCGGGGGCGAGCCGAAGCCGGACGGGGACCGGGTCGAGGTCACGCTCCAGGACGGCCGGAAGATCACCGGTACGCACTGCCTGGTGGCGGTCGGGGCCATCCCCAACACCTCGGACATGGGGCTGGAGGAGGCCGGGGTCCGGCTCAAGGACTCGGGGCACATCTGGACCGACAAGGTCTCGCGCACCTCGGCCCCGGGTGTCTACGCCGCGGGCGACTGCACCGGTGTCCTCGCGCTCGCGTCCGTCGCGGCGATGCAGGGCCGGATCGCGATGTACCACTTCCTCGGCGACGCGGTGAACCCGCTCGATCTGCGGACGGTCTCCGCGAACGTCTTCACCGACCCGGAGATCGCGACGGTCGGCTACAGCCAGGCGGACGTCGACAAGGGGGCCATCGAGGCCCGCGTCGTGAAGCTTCCGCTGCTGCGCAACCCGCGGGCCAAGATGCAGGGCATCCGGGACGGCTTCGTGAAGCTGTTCTGCCGCCCCGGTACCGGGATCATCGTGGGCGGGGTGGTCGTCTCGCCGCGGGCCAGCGAACTGATCCATCCGATCTCGATCGCGGTTGACAACAATCTGACCGTGGAGCAGATCGCCAATACGTTCACCGTGTACCCCTCGCTGACCGGCTCGATCGCCGAGGTCGCCCGTCAGTTGCACACCCGCAAGATGACCGAACTGCACTGA
- a CDS encoding gamma-glutamylcyclotransferase — protein sequence MSLYAAYAGNLDARLMARRAPHSPLRGTGWLTDWRLTFGGEHMGWDGALATLVEAPRSQIFVALYDIAPMDEDSMDRWEGVGLDIYRRMRVRVHTLEGEEPAWCYVLNGYEGGLPSARYLGDIADAAESAGAPHDYVMELRKRPC from the coding sequence ATGTCGCTCTACGCCGCCTACGCCGGCAACCTCGACGCCCGCCTGATGGCCCGCCGCGCCCCGCATTCCCCCCTCCGCGGCACCGGCTGGCTCACCGACTGGCGGCTCACCTTCGGTGGCGAGCACATGGGCTGGGACGGCGCGCTGGCCACCCTCGTGGAGGCGCCGCGCTCCCAGATCTTCGTCGCGCTGTACGACATCGCGCCGATGGACGAGGACTCGATGGACCGCTGGGAGGGCGTCGGTCTGGACATATACCGGCGGATGCGGGTGCGGGTGCACACCCTGGAGGGTGAGGAGCCGGCCTGGTGCTACGTCCTCAACGGCTACGAGGGCGGCCTGCCCTCGGCCCGCTATCTGGGGGACATCGCCGACGCCGCGGAGTCCGCCGGTGCCCCGCACGACTACGTCATGGAGCTCCGCAAACGACCGTGCTAG